The nucleotide window TGCCGGTATTCTTGCCGGTGCTGACGGGCGTCATCGAACCGGCCACCGTGGCTTTTGCCAATCTCCGCACCGTGCTGCGCGCTCAAGTGACAGCGCGCGCGCCACCGCCGCCACTGGCCATTCTTCACTGCAGTTTCCAAACGTAGCCTTCAGATCGACGTCATCCGGTGCTGCCCTCTCTAGACTGGGGTAGCTGTCGTCGTTCATGGAGGCTTTATGCTTTTTCCACGTCGCCTGACGCTGGCGTTGCTTTGCGCGCCTGCCTTCGGCATCGCGATGTCGCATGCCGCGACCTCGCAATCTGTTCCTCCGCTTTCTGTTGAGGAAACCGTTGCGCTTGCCACCGTGCATGCCGGCGACGCCGAATCCTCGCGCGGCACCATCGACGCCGCGACCCAAATGGCGGTCGCCGCCGGCCAGTTGCCGGACCCCGTACTCAAGCTCGGCATCAACAACGTGCCGGTCAATGGCCCGGACCAGTTCTCGGTCAGCCGGGATTTCATGACCATGCGCTCCATCAGCGTGATGCAGGAATTCACGCGTGCGGACAAGCGCCGCGCCAAGGCGGCACGCTTCGAAGCGGAAGCCGACGCCGCCGAAGCGCAGCGCGCGGTCGCCTTGGCCAACGTGCAGCGCAACGCCGTCGGCGCATGGCTGGACCGCTGGTATGCCGAGCAAACGGGGGCCTTGCTGGGCCACCATGGACATCCACTGGAACTCGCGTTGCAAGCGGCAACCGCCGCGTATCGCAGTGGACGGGGCACGCGCGCCGACGTGCTGGCGATGGAACTGGAAATCCAGAAACTGCAGGACCGCCTGGACGAAAACCGCGCCGCCGTGACGGCCAGTGCCGTGGCACTGGAACGCTGGATCGGCCCGGCCGCCACCCGCCCGCTCTCCGAGCCGCCGCGCCTGGACGTTCCCCCGCCGGTCGAGCGGTTGGCGCGCGGTGAGTTGGATACCGTGCCTGAGATCACCGCCGCGCAGCGTGAGGTAGGGCTAGCAGAGAGCGAGATCCGGGCCGCTGCGCAAGCCAAGAAGCCGGATGTCACGGTCGAGTTCATGTATAGCCAGCGCGGCTCTGCGTTCTCAAACATGGGTTCCGTGAACATCAGCTTTCCGCTGCCTTGGGACCAGGGCAACCGGCAGGACCGCGAAGTCGCGGCTAGGCTGGCGCAGGCCCAGGCAGCGCGCGCCAAGTCCGAAATCATCCGGCGCGATACCCAGGCCATGGTCGGCGCCAAGCTGGCCGAGTTGCAGCGCAATACCGAACGGCTCAAGCGCTACGACCAACAAACCTTGCCGCTCGCCAACGCACAGGCGGAGGCGGCCTTGACGGCGTATCGGGCCAATACCGGATCGCTGCTGGCCGTGGCTGAAGCCAATCATCGCGCCATCGACACGGAATTGGAGCGACTCGCACTGGAAGCCAAGACGGCCAAGCTGTGGGCGGACCTGACCTTCCTAGTTCCGCTGCCCACCGCGCAGACCGAGTCCGCCATCAAGGAACGCAAATGAAAAAACAGATCATCGCCACGGCTGTGGGGCTCGTTCTTGTCGGGACCGCGATCTATGGCGCCTACCGGGTCGGCGTCACGCAGGGTGCCCGGTCGGCACCATCGTCGATGCCGGCCAGCACGGCATCCGGCGGCATCGATCCCAAGACCGGAAAGAAGGTGCTGTACTGGCACGACCCCATGGTGCCCGGGCAACGTTTCGACAAGCCGGGCAAATCCCCTTTCATGGACATGCAGTTGGTGCCGGTCTATGCGGACGGGGATAGCGGTGCCAGCGGCATCACGGTCGATAGCCGTGTCGCGCAAAACCTCGGCATCCGCACGGCCGAAGTCAAAGCCGGCCGGTTGAGCGCGGTACTGGAGGCGCCCGGCAACATCGCCATCGACGAGCGCAGCGTGCAAGTAATCCAGGCGCGCACAAACGCCTTCGTCCAGCACGTCGCGGTCAGGGCGACGCTTGACCCCGTGCGGCGTGGGCAGGCACTGGTGACGCTGTATTCGCCGGACTGGGTGGCGGCGCAGGAAGAGTATCTGGCTGTGTTGCGTCAGTCGGCACACGGTCAGGCCGATCTCGCCGGTGCGGCCAAGGCGCGCATGCTGCAGGCCGGCATGACGCCGGGCCAGGTCAGTGCGGTCGAGGCATCCGGCCGGCTGCAGCCCAGCGTGGGTATCGCGAGCCCCATCGATGGCATCGTGACCGAGGTCGCGGTGCGTGACGGGATGACGGTCTCCCCCGGCATGACGCTGTTCCGCCTGGCCGACTTGAGCCAGGTCTGGGTGGTTGCCGAGGTGCCGGAAGGCCAGGCTCGCACCATCTCGCCCGGCCTGGCGGTCA belongs to Ralstonia sp. RRA and includes:
- a CDS encoding TolC family protein, which gives rise to MLFPRRLTLALLCAPAFGIAMSHAATSQSVPPLSVEETVALATVHAGDAESSRGTIDAATQMAVAAGQLPDPVLKLGINNVPVNGPDQFSVSRDFMTMRSISVMQEFTRADKRRAKAARFEAEADAAEAQRAVALANVQRNAVGAWLDRWYAEQTGALLGHHGHPLELALQAATAAYRSGRGTRADVLAMELEIQKLQDRLDENRAAVTASAVALERWIGPAATRPLSEPPRLDVPPPVERLARGELDTVPEITAAQREVGLAESEIRAAAQAKKPDVTVEFMYSQRGSAFSNMGSVNISFPLPWDQGNRQDREVAARLAQAQAARAKSEIIRRDTQAMVGAKLAELQRNTERLKRYDQQTLPLANAQAEAALTAYRANTGSLLAVAEANHRAIDTELERLALEAKTAKLWADLTFLVPLPTAQTESAIKERK
- a CDS encoding efflux RND transporter periplasmic adaptor subunit, yielding MKKQIIATAVGLVLVGTAIYGAYRVGVTQGARSAPSSMPASTASGGIDPKTGKKVLYWHDPMVPGQRFDKPGKSPFMDMQLVPVYADGDSGASGITVDSRVAQNLGIRTAEVKAGRLSAVLEAPGNIAIDERSVQVIQARTNAFVQHVAVRATLDPVRRGQALVTLYSPDWVAAQEEYLAVLRQSAHGQADLAGAAKARMLQAGMTPGQVSAVEASGRLQPSVGIASPIDGIVTEVAVRDGMTVSPGMTLFRLADLSQVWVVAEVPEGQARTISPGLAVKVLPTGAAEPLIGKVDTVLPDVNPATRTIKVRIVLPNKGRHLLPGMFATVRFDSGEQQDVLTIPLEAVIRTGQRSIVMVDEGQAGFVATEIKTGREAAGMVEILAGLKAGQKVVTSGQFLIDSEASLRGTTERMAAPAAASAPAAATTEHEGVGRIEAVTGGGLTISHGPIPSIQWGAMTMDFAAPPAGLPKGLKSGDRVRFRFHLDKDGMAVLSSVASASTDQGGKP